TGGGGCCGCACGCTCTGCGCCGCGGACTCGGGCTCTGGCCACTTCTCCTGCACCACGGGCGAGTGCAGGTCCGGCGTAGTGGAGTGCGTGGACGGTGGCGCCGCACCGCTCACTACGCTTGCCGGTGATGCGGCGGGCTCGGCAAGGCTGTGAGCGCTGAGGGGGCGGTCAGGGGGCTCGCCTCGTTGTCCAACTATGCGCACGAGGAGAGGGCGGTGCGCGATTGCGTCGAGCTGCTGGGCTACCGTCGATGAGCTTGACTGGACGCTCGACACCATGGCCGAGGCCAGCGAGGGCGACGCGCCCGGCTCCGCAGCAGCGGCACGACGTGCGGAGGTCCGAGAAGTTGCGCGACGGTGGAGGCGACCCGGGTGAAGGTTGGAGGGTGCGGAGGCGGCTTCGGCCCGGGTGGAGGACGGAGCGCGTCAGCGGCGGCCCGATGGAGAAGGAGTTGCGGAGGGGCCGCCAGGAGGAGCAAACACGGAGGAGGAGTTGTGGAGGAGGCATcggaggaggagatgaggagGGAGTACGATGATCGGCAAGGAGGATGACTGTCGGTGTgagagcggaggaggaggtaggGCGGCGTGGTGCAAGGAGGCGCAGTGGCGGCGACGTCCCAGATGGTCTACCGTGACTGTGGCTGGGAGTGCCGAGCCGTGAGCGTGCAGAGATTGGGATGCTCCGGGTGAAAGTCCTCACCGACGTTTGTTGGTGGAAATGAAGGCGGCGTCCTAGGGCGTCGTTCTCCCTGTTGGGGGCATCATTTTTGAGCTAAAATCCTACTGCACGGggtcctctgggtgaaaaccctgtctAGATTTTGGACGAGCGATGGCGGCACCATTGGTGTCGTGCCttccttggaggcgtcgtctctagagacccatctcggTCTATAGCATTTCTGGTCCATAAGTTACGGACGGCCGTAGCGGGTGGCGACAACTCTACCGTGTGGCAAGCTAGAAGGGTGTTGCTGAGGCCACATGGAGACGATCGCAGTGATGGTGGCAGCCAGGGGTTGTCGCATAATGTTGGTCTTGGCCGCTTGCAGCGGGCTATGGCGGCTGGTGTTGCTTCGCAATGGTCAGTGTGGCGTGGGACTGCATCGGAGGACGGTGCTTGCGGCAACGGTGTCGTGGGATAACTTGGCTTGCAGCAGATCGCGAcgggttgctcagcttggctGGGCTATTCGGTGTGGTACATCATCGGAAGACGGCACAAAACGACTTCTCCAGCTTGCTGACATGGCGGCGGATGCTTTTGCGCGGGTGAAGTAACGAGGCGAGGTCGATCTTGTGGCGCCGACTTAGCTGATCGACGGAGAGCTTGTGGAGCGGGGCAACCTTACTCACCACTCGAACAAtgacaaaagaaacggatccgtgacatggagtactatgcgggcgtggcgaggccccGTGCGTGGTGTTTCTTCAAGGCAACGAgagtgaggtggagtccaatgacggatgtggcgaggcccccgcgcgttgtgttatcgtggtggcgaatgtgaggcagcctgcgagaggtccggatttgGTGGTTTCACCCtatcaggtggagtgtggtgttgcagcggtaCTACAATGGAAggtcccgcatggcggtggtcttctcggtgcggtgcaaTCTATTTCTATCGGTTTCCTATTGACGCCGGGCCACGTTTGGAGGTTTCGGCGTTGAGGTTGGTGGGTGCCACCATAGCGAGTGGAGTGATAAGGCCGcgttgatatcccaatccaaccggtcgggtCTGGTAGTGTTGAGTTAAGTGACTACACGCGTTGATGTACCAATCTAACCGAGcgagtttgttttattttccttttatttttcttttttatctttctAGTCCGGAactccttctttttaatatagtAATCAGCTACTGGTtcgtttcgaaaaaaaacaATTATAACATACAAATTACATCACGTTCCATAGCAAAATGGCAATGACAGCAACCTGACCTGATATTATGCCATCTATACACGTGAAAGCAAAACtgtttttttaaattttttattgtcATTTAGCGTGACCTCTCTTTCTGTATCTTCAAATTGGTTGGCTGCAAGCACTTTATGATTTGTCTTGCATCCTTTGTAGTTTGTAGCGAGCTCCTTCATAGCCATTTTTACTTGTCAAATACGAACGATATCAGATACAAAGCATTGTTCTGTAAAAGCACTATCATGGACGATATTAGATACCAGAATCGTTCTTAAAAAAATTACGTCTGCATACTGACAGTCAAGATTGAGGTGCTGCATTACCAGTAAAATATCTTGGCATCGATATGTATCATCAGGCAAAATTTGCATCCTAATTAAACATGGTAAATTATACCGAAAATAAGAATGGCATCCAGAATAGGGATTTAACATCCCTCTAACTACAAGGACAAGAATCGTGTGCAAAtcgaaattcatggaagaattaATTAGCTTTTTACCTTTCAGCAGCGCAGGACAAAAAATCAACTGAGTATAACCCTACACAGTGAAACGAGGGGTGATAAAGCTATGGCGGTAGATCTATACTAAAAACCGCAATATGCAACATTTTTTTCGAGCAATAGCAAGTGGCAATCTGACTAGAAAAAATAGATAGGGAAACACATGCCTCGTTACCCTGTGCAACCACGCAAGGCAATCTGGAATCCAAGCCTCTGCGGAAAAAGGCAAATCGATGCAAAGTAGAGATGAATAGTAGAAGAGGGCGGTGAATTGAAACAAATCGAAGGCCCTCTCTTGTGGATCGGGAAGGAGGGGAACATGAAGAGCAGAGGAGAGGAAGACCGGGGAGAGGTTTCTTGGTGAGCATCGACTGAGAGAGGATAAGATTGAAGGGAGAGGAGAGCGGTGAGGTTAATGCAGATTGTTGGCGCCAACAAGGCGGTGACCCAAAGAAACTCCCGCGATGACACGCCGTGCACACGCGGAGCCAAAAGCCTGGGCGCCCAGAGCACTCGCTTGCACCCAGCGAGCCTGGCTCGTCGGAAACGCTCATTTTTCTCGTAGGTGTGGAGCTAGGCTGCGGAGTCCTTTTCACACGAGACGAGTCAGGCCCGAGAGGTCGTCCGGCTAACCAATCAACAGAGTATTGCATCTCGTGAGCCTGGTCGGGGTCGTCCGGCTAACCAATCAACAGAGTATTGCATCCCGTGAGCCTGGTCGGGGGATATGCACCCAACCAATCACCCCCTATATTGCACGAGGTTACATTATACGTGACCACTACTCTTTTGGCCTGGCACGTTGCCGCCGTCCTATACTGGATCAAGCGACAAGTCAGACACAACTGCTCTGGTACGTGTTTGCGCACGCATTTATAGTGTCACAAATCATAAAAACACTCCGGTGACAAATAAGTGGGGCTCTAAACATCGATGCAGTGTCCTGACAACACAACTTCCATTCCTAATTTTTGTTTTAATATATTAATTAAATATAATGAATTTATACTTGCCATGGACCTATTTTTGAGACACATGCACTTGTATATATTTTCTAAATATTCTAAAGAAATAGATGGAAGCATGTAATGATGATCAAAGTTTAAATTGCTTTGCTACATATTGGCATCCACAACAATAGTTGTTTGACTTGAGGTAGTATATATGTAATTAAATTTGATATACCAGAAGTACCCCTCACAAAAAGTCATACCATCCTTAAAAAAAATAGGCATACcatgtatatatgcatgagATGTATAAGATGATTAGTAAGAGTAGTAGGTTAACTCATATGCTATATAAAAGACATGTTCCCAAAACAATTACATTATCCTTGGAATTAAACAAAGGGATTTATGTTAGAGGAAAAGAAAACCCTTGCTTGCTTGGTCATGCATGCTTAGCCTAacatttatattaaaaaaaaactaaaacaggATAGTTGTATGAAGCTTTTTCCATGAGATAACCAAACAACCCAAAGTAAACATGCCACTGCAGTATTCAGAAACGTAGTGGTATAAGTACAGTATAAGCGTTAATAAGCCTATCTTTTCTGAAGTGAAAGCAGCCAAATTGTCCTACAAAGCTTTCATTGTCTTTTGCCAAGAAAGTAGGATGTGTCCGTTTGTAGCACGTACGGCCGTCCACGGAGTTTGCATATGCGGATATACACGCAGGGATTCCTAGTCATCGTTTCCAAGCAGCTCATATATGCCTGATATAGTGATATGGTTTCAGAGAATTGAATACAATCGTTTGCTTGTTTTTTCCGAAAGGAATAATCGTTCCTTGTTGCCTAGCCAATTCTCTCtgaaaatcttttttttttgcgagtaaaTTCTCTCTCAAGCTGACCAGAAGGAATCGACGACATATTAATTCTTGGCCGATTAATTTCAGCTGTCGGTTTAACGGACGATGGCTTGCTCATGAATGAACTCGATACTCGATTTTATTAGTTAGCCCTCAGAAAAGATAGACAAGCATGTGGCAACAACTAAAGAAGAAAGGCCCTGTGTTGCATTGCCATGTGAATGATGATTGTCATGTCccatgggaaaaaaaaaagcagaatAGATCGATTAGGGCTTTAAATCCAGGTTCACATGCAAAAGCGAGAATGGTTTTGTAAGATAAAAGGCTTTGTAAAATGGTAATGCTATGCCATGTTTCTGTTCTTTCTGGAGGGAAAGGTAATGCCACAATGTCACTGTTAAGTCATGCACATTTTCTCTCTAGAGGACTCATGCATGTAATCCTGCCCCTGCTAGGGATAGAGGATCCGTGTGACCCAACTAATCGATTGTTCATGAGGTTGGCGACGCTGTACAGCCTCTGATCCGAACAAGCGGCAAACAAAACGCTAATGGCCAATTTACCCTTCAAAAGACGTGGTCGTGAAGCACCATGCTCGTCTTCCAGATGCTAAAACGGAGATGCCATCGGCAATTCGCGAGCACCTGTCGAGATCGACGCAGATTGCTCTCCGGCCATGGCAGCCGTGCTCCTCACGCTGCCCTCGCTATGCTACCTCGTCACTCGATCAGCGTCGGCCCGTTACGGCGTGCCTTTCGCAGCAGAGACGCCGGCCGCTGTCACACACGTTGATGGGTTCTAGCAGTAGGTGAAAACAAGAAGGTTAATCATTAGTATTGTAATAGCAGCTTTGTCGCCGGTTTTCACGTCTAAATCACCGTGCTGTGCCCTCCCTGTTCCGACATATGGGCGCCATGGAAGTTGACGCCGCCGATCGAGCTTGGAGCAGCAAGCATTTCAGCCGCTTCTGCTGTTCTGCAGGCAAGGGCCGCAAGCCCGCAAGGCTACAGCATAGCAGAGGACACTGGTGTCGGTTATCATCCTGCAGACGGACAGACAGGCAGGCAGGATTCAACAGGTGCAGTCATGCAGGGCTCACCGTTCTTTTCTTCCCAAGCACTACACGTTTTCAGACCAGACGAGACCCAGAGTCTTGTACTACGTTGCAGCTGCATTTGCAACCACAAAATTACAGTGCATCTGCAGAGTGACGTGCAAGGGCTAATTTTCACGACAACATTTGCAAAAGTTTTATCAGATAACCAGTCGAATCCTCGAGAAAACTAAAATTCCAGCGTTGCCAACATGGTTTTGAAATTTGAAGTTACAATTACAAACCCTATGCCTGTAGGGCCTGTACTGTCTGTATGAAGTACGTAGATGGAGGCCCGTGTCACACGACGCCCACCGTCTGCCTACTTTTATCCGGTCCGGTTGGAAGTGTCCACGGCTCGGCGCACcgaatcccaaccaccggtcgcGGCGCTCAACGCCCGGCCGAGCAGTATACAACGCCCACCCTGCCGCTCGCCTCTTCTCGCCTCAGCTCGCGACAAGCAGGTGATCACCTGATCGAGCACGAGCAGGGTGAGGCCAAGCAGAGCAGAGGAGAGCAGCGGGGATATGCTGCGAGGACGGCAGGGGCGTCAGGAAGCGTAGCGGCCATGTGGGCGCCGTCGCGGGGGTCGTCGTcggggagcgggcggcggacCTGGCGCCGGCGCATCGTGGACTACCTCGCCGACGATCAGACCGACGCGTCCGACAATGAGTCCTTCATCACGGCGCACAGCGACGAGCTCGGGTTCGGCGCCGCCTCGGTGTCGTCCGccgcggggggcggcggcggtgtcggtggcggcggcgcggaggggatGCTGCCGGCGTTCCTCGCGGACCAGGGCGACCTGGTGGAGGTCATGCTGGAGCTGGACGAGGAGTCCATGGTGGTGCGCAGCGTcacgcccaccgccgccgcgctctacgGGCCCACGtcgctggccgccggcgccggggcggggGGCGCCAGCGCGCGCACGCCGGACGGCGCGCGGAGCCTGAGCCGGTGCTCGTCGACGTCGTCCCGGATACGCAGGAAGTTCGCCTGGCTGCGCTCGCCGTCCCCTTCGCCGTCGCAGCGGCACCCGGTCcccgcgtcggcggcgtccgACCAGCAGGCGGTCCgggaggcggcgctcgcggcccgcgagcggcggcgcgtccAGGCGCGGCTGAATCGGTCGCGGTccggggcgcggcgcgcgctCAAGGGCCTCCGGTTCATCAGCCGCACCACGGGCGACGacgccgctggcggcggcgacctctGGCGCCGCGTCGAGGAGCGCTTCAACGCGCTCGCGCGCGACGGCCTCGTCTCCCGCGACGACTTCGGCGACTGCATCGGTACGTGTGGAGAATTCGATCTCCGCTCTCGTAGCCGGCCATGATCGACGACGGAATCACCATGACCGTGATGGCATTGGCGCGGGTGGGTGCAGGGATGAAGGACTCGAAGGATTTCGCGGTGGGCATCTTCGACgcgctggcgcggcggcggcggcagaaccTGGAGCGGATCAGCAAGGAGGAGCTCTACGATTTCTGGCTCCAAATCTCCGACCAGAGCTTCGACGCGCGCCTCCAAATCTTCTTCGACATGTACGCACTACCCACCGCTCCAAAATCAATCGGTTTTTTCCTGCTTCCTCATGACGTTCTTGGCATGGAAAATCAAATTCATTTCAGGGTGGACACCAACGTGGACGGCAGGATCACGAGGGAGGAAGTGCAAGAGGTAATCAAGCTAAGCTCACTAGATTAATCAGTCAACAGAGTTTCGTTATCAGTAGTTGAAAGTTAACATGTCAGTATTACTGGCACTGCCTCACTTTGGGAGAGTTGTGCATGGAATTTCACTGTGTCGGTAATTAAGTTTGATATCGAGCATGTGGTTAACTAAAAAgaagttttttttccccttagCTGATCGTCCTGAGCGCGTCGGCGAACAAGCTGGCGAAGCTCAAGGAGCAGGCGGAGGAGTACGCCTCCCTCATCATGGAGGAGCTCGACCCGGAGAACCTCGGCTACATAGAGGTACACTGCATATGCATGCACGTACAAATACAGACACCGCTGCTGTACACGCTGCCACGTGTCGGTACACTCCTGCTGACTCGCCACGTACGCAGCTGTGGCAGCTGGAGGCGCTGCTCCTGCAGCGCGACGCGTACATGACCTACAGCCGGCCGATGAGCAGCGGCAGCGCGGGGCAGTGGAGCCAGGGCCTCAGCgcaggcgccggggccggcgcgggcgcgggcgggcagcAGCGGGACGGCGTGGCGTCGCAGGTTCGGCGGCGGTTGAGCCCGCgtcgcgcggcggcgagggcgcgcgtggcggcggcggaggggtggcgTCGCGCGTGGGTGCTGGCGCTGTGGctcgcggcgatggcggcgctgTTCACGTGGCGGTTCGTGCAGTACCGGCGGTCGTCGGCGTTCCGGGTGATGGGGTACTGCCTCCCGACGGCGAAGGGCGCCGCCGAGACGCTCAAGCTCAACATGGCGCTCGTGCTCCTCCCGGTGTGCCGCAACACGCTGACGTGGCTCCGCTCCACCTGGGCCCGCTTCTTCGTCCCCTTCGACGACAGCATCGCCTTCCACAAGGTAAAACAAATCGGTCTCCACGCGCTACTGACACGCGGGCCCGTAGCagagagtattttttttttattttgcgtCGGCGGCGTGGTCGTTAGgcggtcgccgtcggcggcgaggcgccggcgtccgtcgccgtcgccttgCGTCGCGCGGGGCCAATCATTGGGCCGCTGCCGCGTGGGGCTCTGGGGGCGGGCTTGGATCTCGTGCGGCTTTGCCGCGTATCTTTTTGGCCTCTTGGGCCGTGGCGTACCAGCGTACTTTGGGGTGGGCCCCTTGGTGTCGCCGTGCGGTCCAATCAGAAATCAGATGGCGGCCGTTTGCTGTGAGGCCGGCGAACGCGACGGCGCAGCATGTgtgcctccgccgcgccgggtACGCGCGCCACGGCAGCGGTCGCGTCGGGGTCAAGATTTCACGTCGATGAAATGAAAGCCGCCGGACCGACAGGTTTTCCGCTGCCAGGTGGGCCCATGTCCGCCCGTCCAGGAGGGAAAACGTGTTGAAATTTGAAATGTGCACTTAGGCCCGTTTGGATACccactttagcacctgtcacatcggatttttgatgctaattaggagtaatTAAACATagggtaattataaaactaattgcacaaatggagtctaattcgcgagacgaatctattaagcctaattagtccataatttgacaatgtgatgctacatgaaccatttgctaatgatagattaattaggcttagattcgtcttgcgaattagcacaggggttctgcaattagttttataattagcttatgtttagtcttcctaattagtatcaaacatccgagatgacactgctaaagtttagcacctaatatccaaacaccttcttaAGCGTTTGATTGATCCACGTTGCATTTGGCCGTGCAACACAGTGGACTTGTTATGGTTTGGTGCGGGCTAAAGCTTAAGCGTTGGTTTCAATGTTTAACATGGGCACTATTCACCTTTTGCTCAGTCCACTTCACCAGCAAAGTCCACGGCACGTCTTCACAACTTTAACGAAACCTTTAGTTTAATAAGAAAAAACTATTTTAGGTTACATGTTGTCAATATATATGTTTAAGTTTAGACCAACGTAATTACTTTTTGGTTATTTCTGGAATTTGGGGGAAAAAAAGTATTGACACATCTGTTCCAGCATGTTAAAATTTGGCTATATTTTGAATATACAACGTTTTCTACTCGCAATTAGTGGTTACTGGTTAGACCAACACACTTgcttaaataaaatattttaattgAGGAATGTGATTATTAGCCAGACAAGACTGCTAGTGTAGAGAAACAGATTTCCTGGGGTCCCTCTAATTGAtgtcgcttttgccacttcgttAACGCCTTGATTCCTTTCTTAATGCAAAGCCCTACAATGCATTGTCGCGTTTTAGCGTGTGGTCATCAACCATCCCGACGACCCAAAGCGAATATCTACTTATACAATTATTAATCAGCTTGTCATGATAAATTATTcgtgatcttcttcttcttagtatttttttttaaaaaatgtaaaTTTGAGATGGTTTTACTTTTACCATGTGGTAATCATGCCAAACCATTTTGGAGCTTCATGCAGATCATCGCGACGGCGATCGCGCTGGGCATCTGCCTGCACGCGGGGAACCACCTGGCGTGCGACTTCCCGCGGCTGATCGCGTCGGGGCCCGACGAGTACCGCCTCGTGGCGCGCTTCTTCGGCCGGGACAAGCCCACCTACCGggccctcctcgccggcgccgaggggGTCACGGGGATCGTCATGGTCACGCTCATGGCCGTCTCCTTCACCCTCGCCACGCGCCCCTTCCGGAAGCGGGAGGAGATGGCCaagggcgccgccgcagccgccgccggcggtggcggccggcggctcctCCGGTGGTCGTTCCCGCTCGGCCACCTCGCCGGCTTCAACGCCTTCTGGTACTCGCACcacctcctcatcgtcgtctaCCTCCTGCTGCTCGTCCACGGCTGGTTCATGTTCCTCGTCGACAGGTGGTACCAGAGGACGGTACGTAAGCTTCCcttcccttttcttcttttcttctttctttactTATGGTGTCGTCTTCTTGGGTGTTActatgctgaattgctgatggGCACaatggaaaaggaaaggaaatgtTCTTGAGGCCAAGGCTTAGCAAACTAACAGAGTAACGGTTCCACATGCATCGAGAGATTGGACAGTGGACACGACGAGCATGGTGTAGTCATCAGGCATGTCCACTGATTAATGAGGTTGGGTTGGGTAGGGCCATGGATGTTGGACGGCTAGAGGGAGATCTTTCCCATATACGGAGTACATAGAACACCATTGCACTGTTTCGCAGAGCTTTCAGAGAGGGAAGATCGACGACATTGCATAAATGTGCTCCGAGCCCTACATACAGGGACAGCTTGATCATGTCCACcaagttataattttttaatgaAAGTTTTAAATTTAGTCAAATCCCATCTTGGGGTTTttctccaacattttttttttggcgaagAGGGGTTTACTGCTAGGCTGATGTGGTCGTCGAAGACTGCAAAATCAAGTAGGGACATGCTGCTGGTTGGTGGTCTGTTGAGGTCGGATCCGACTTGGACCGTATCTGCTTAGCATTAACCCCGCGTGCTTGTCGGTTGGTCCATCAATCACTTTTGCATCGATCGGGTTGGGTTAACGGATAGAGGCAGCTTAATTAGTGTAGGGCATTGCACAGCGAGAGAACCATTTGCCATGGCCTGCACCCGTACTCTCAGCAGTGGGAGCGCTGTGATGTGCCGTTTCGGATATGCGTACCCGCCTTCGGAAGCGGACGGGGGATCCACCTCATTAACTTACAGATATGCCAAAGCCTACGATCTAAGGAAAAGGAACCATATATATTGTATGTATATTACTTAAATAGAAATAGTCTTATATTATGCaagattttattttcattttactAGCACTAACAtcaatgtacaaaatagcgggctatGAGATTTAGCGTAGAGCTGTGCTCAACCGCTATAGCTCCGCTATAGCTCAGCTAATTAGTACAACACTGTTGTAGCGGCAGTTAGCATCAAACGCTATAACGCCGCTATAGCCTCGCTATAACccgctattttgtacattgaCTAACATGTTTGCCCAATGTATGTGGAATTTCAGATATTATGGTTAAAGCTAAAATGAAGTAGTATAGCGATAAATCTTACGAAAAAATCAACATGTATTTTGAGATTATGTGGAAGAACCacctattttttttcctattatTAGCTACCGCCGTTATCAGAAAATCTGCATTAGATCATTTGCATGAAATAAATCATCTGCATTATATATATTTGCATTATTTGTATAGCATCACGATGCTCAGCGTGGCATCCACTGATCCACAGTTTACAAATCTGCATGGAAAGCCAACAGCTTTGACTTAGCCTCAGCAGGCCTGCATTAGATACTTGTAAACCCAAAAGCCTCTGTTTTCAGCACCACCTTTGTCAAAGCCAATATTTTGTTTTGTCTGCCCCGAAGCACATGGTCACGCAAACAGGACTTTTGACTTGAATATCAACCACCAATAGTGAATGTGACTTTTGACACCTTTGGACAATGTGGTCTCCTTCACATTTCCAAGAGTGCACGCGGGTTAGACTCGTTCTGATCTGGCTTGATTGCTCCGTTTCTGACCCCTTGCAATCAACAACCTTTCTGaattgtatgattttttttaaaagaaatctTTTTGTGGGAAGAATTCTGATTTATTGCGTTCATTGCCACATGTTGGCTGCACAATGCTACAATGATTGTAATGCCCAAGCTAAACTGCTAGAGGCCTAGTTGTAAAGGTGTCACGGGTGTGGTATCTAGGAATCAATTCGCCAAAAAAGGAAGATGCTTAGGGATCAGTTCTGTCAAAGGAACTACTAATGTTCACTAATGAAATGCAGAAGAATACAACTTTTTCACTCACCTCTACAACTGCCATTCTCGATCCTGTTGCATGATATACTGAATGATCATCCCTAGGGAATCTGACAGCTGCCAAAAATGTTTAGTGGCTGAATGTCTTGGTGCACTTcaaattaacctatatttacaTGGAACTTGGAACAATGTTGTATGCTGAAACATTAGTACTGTAACTAACAGTTGCTTTCTGCACCCTCTTTTCACCAACGTTTCTGCATGCAATTTAGTAAGACGGTCTTCCCTTGATCTGTTCATCAGATATCCTGATGCTATGTTGAGACATTCTGCGCATGTCTTGAGTTATTTGCTCTGAACTTCTTCGCTCTCTTAACATCATGGTGCGACTCTCCTGCTACAAAAACTCGATGTTAACTGTGTGATCTCTTTGATGATCTCCAGACATGGATGTACATTTCTGTACCATTGGTGCTTTACGTTGGGGAGCGGACGCTACGTGCCTTCAGATCCAAGGCGTATGCTGTTAAGATCCTCAAGGTAACTGAACATCCAAGAGCTCATCTAGCATCTCGTTATCTGGATGCTAAGCACCAGTCGCCCAGTCAGCACCCTCGCTGACAAAAAACGATCACCTTATCATCTCCAGTTGGTCGAAACGACAAGCAGAGTATAACATGCATTCAGGGGGCATGTGCTGGTATGGTCTCAGTTGTGTCTTGCAAATTGTTGCAACCATCATTGCCCTTTTCAGAATGGAAGGTTTCAGAGTCATTAAAAGTCTGGCATGTGGACAGCAAGATGGGGATATGGTGCTAGGTCATGGTGGCACTATGATATGCAGGGGACAGGGGTCATGTAGGCTTAACTGAATATTTGTCTCATTTAGAACAACTGCTCATCACTAGCTGGTCACTTCACACCAAAAGTCTCATCAATTTAAGATGAATATAGATGAGAAATATCGAACAAATACCTGATGGTTGGTATTAGGTGACAACTTACAAAAGTTTACGCATGTTCTTATAGCACTCTCATTCACTCAGGTGTGCCTTCTACCGGGAAATGTCTTGACCATAACAATGTCGAAACCATATGGATTTCGCTACAGAAGTGGGCAGTATATATTTCTCCAGTGTCCAACAATCTCTCCATTTGAATGGTATGCCTGACTCTTCATTCACCAATCACCCTCGCCGCCAATATATGTCCTTTGGTACTGTTATCCCTGATACTCTGTTCCACACTTGCAAGGCATCCTTTTTCCATCACTTCAGCTCCTGGAGATGACTACATCAGTGTCCACATCCAGACCAGGGGGGACTGGACCCAAGAGCTCAAGCGCATCTTCGTTGAGAACTACTTCACGCCATGCGTGCCCATACGAGCTGCATTCGGGGAGCTAGGCGCGGCGGAGCAGAAGAGGTTCCATGCATTCTCCAAGCGTGTCTGCTCCTCTTTTGTCTGTTTAATCCCAGCCTGAACGAAACTGAGCAACAGCTTGCATCTAATGCAGTCCGCCAAGGTTGCTGGTCGATGGCCCCTATGGTGCCCCTGCGCAGGATTTCAGGAACTATGATGTGCTACTCCTCGTCGGTCTTGGGATCGGCGCCACACCTTTTATCAGCATCCTGAGGGATCTGCTGAACAATATCAAGCTGGCTGATGAGCTGATGGTATCGTTTCGTCTGTAGCATCCAGTTTCAGCTTTCTGTGACTCAAATCTTGCTTGCCTGACTGTCACTCCTTTCTGAACCTTTCAGGACCTGGCAATGGAGACCAG
The genomic region above belongs to Setaria italica strain Yugu1 chromosome VI, Setaria_italica_v2.0, whole genome shotgun sequence and contains:
- the LOC101773707 gene encoding respiratory burst oxidase homolog protein E produces the protein MWAPSRGSSSGSGRRTWRRRIVDYLADDQTDASDNESFITAHSDELGFGAASVSSAAGGGGGVGGGGAEGMLPAFLADQGDLVEVMLELDEESMVVRSVTPTAAALYGPTSLAAGAGAGGASARTPDGARSLSRCSSTSSRIRRKFAWLRSPSPSPSQRHPVPASAASDQQAVREAALAARERRRVQARLNRSRSGARRALKGLRFISRTTGDDAAGGGDLWRRVEERFNALARDGLVSRDDFGDCIGMKDSKDFAVGIFDALARRRRQNLERISKEELYDFWLQISDQSFDARLQIFFDMVDTNVDGRITREEVQELIVLSASANKLAKLKEQAEEYASLIMEELDPENLGYIELWQLEALLLQRDAYMTYSRPMSSGSAGQWSQGLSAGAGAGAGAGGQQRDGVASQVRRRLSPRRAAARARVAAAEGWRRAWVLALWLAAMAALFTWRFVQYRRSSAFRVMGYCLPTAKGAAETLKLNMALVLLPVCRNTLTWLRSTWARFFVPFDDSIAFHKIIATAIALGICLHAGNHLACDFPRLIASGPDEYRLVARFFGRDKPTYRALLAGAEGVTGIVMVTLMAVSFTLATRPFRKREEMAKGAAAAAAGGGGRRLLRWSFPLGHLAGFNAFWYSHHLLIVVYLLLLVHGWFMFLVDRWYQRTTWMYISVPLVLYVGERTLRAFRSKAYAVKILKVCLLPGNVLTITMSKPYGFRYRSGQYIFLQCPTISPFEWHPFSITSAPGDDYISVHIQTRGDWTQELKRIFVENYFTPCVPIRAAFGELGAAEQKSPPRLLVDGPYGAPAQDFRNYDVLLLVGLGIGATPFISILRDLLNNIKLADELMDLAMETSKSEDSANSLSTASSSNKRRAYRTSCAHFYWVTREPGSFEWFKGVMNEVAEMDKKGVIELHNYLTSVYEERDARTTLLSMVQALNHAKHGVDIVSGTRVRTHFARPNWKEVFARIASKHPNSTVGVFYCGRPTLAKELKKLSLDMSHKTGTRFDFHKEYF